From the genome of Leucoraja erinacea ecotype New England unplaced genomic scaffold, Leri_hhj_1 Leri_692S, whole genome shotgun sequence, one region includes:
- the LOC129694497 gene encoding uncharacterized protein LOC129694497 — protein MKDKNLSLDKRSSDSTGDEMINIPKKDKLKKEQWEDDAQVTESSQIQQQHDVVEKQFDHVKALLQANQLLTEGLRTKLLQIWCNVRKNQAGESLDDEMSDDGTESLDVFSGEESSVASGRVGDLLNKQQNSVIKLPRDNGQTEGANGHTEISHLEHNVNCFTDHIPITQLQVGTRCLEGEVAALEKDFEQHCMVPKEQIASPKYASSKTETVDRTSHKEQLVTHLESTTNKMQEYNQKIMPAKGTIEDTAETVKGRLQKVQWQLSEIEEANRNLHFQIIKLNTDYSQIQEFHQSMTGDNKTSANQRVDLQANYNNTAEENEQMLQVITKLETRIEATLLNLSEIKMEKNCLERQFKSLKYQIFVC, from the exons ATGAAGGATAAGAACTTGAGCCTAGATAAGAGGTCTAGTGACAGCACAGGAGATGAG ATGATCAACATCCCCAAAAAAGACAAGCTGAAGAAGGAACAATGGGAAGATGATGCACAAGTCACTGAAAGTTCACagatacaacagcaacatgatGTCGTGGAAAAACAGTTTGACCATGTTAAAGCTTTACTGCAGGCAAATCAATTATTGACAGAAGGGCTTCGAACAAAATTGCTTCAGATATGGTGCAATGTACGTAAAAATCAA GCAGGAGAATCTCTGGATGATGAGATGAGTGACGATGGCACAGAGAGCCTTGACGTATTTTCCGGGGAGGAATCATCTGTGGCCAGTGGACGTGTTGGGGATTTATTGAACAAGCAACAAAAcagtgtgataaagttacccagGGACAATGGACAGACTGAAGGAGCGAATGGCCACACTGAAATAAGCCACTTAGAGCACAATGTGAATTGCTTCACTGACCATATTCCAATCACACAACTGCAGGTTGGGACTAGGTGCTTAGAAGGAGAAGTGGCAGCTCTAGAAAAGGACTTTGAGCAACACTGTATGGTTCCTAAAGAGCAGATTGCAAGTCCTAAGTATGCTAGTTCCAAAACAGAAACTGTGGACCGAACATCACATAAAGAACAGCTGGTTACTCACTTGGAAAGTACCACGAACAAAATGCAAGAATATAACCAGAAGATCATGCCTGCAAAAGGCACAATCGAAGATACTGCAGAGACGGTGAAGGGTAGGTTGCAAAAAGTTCAGTGGCAGCTGTCAGAAATCGAGGAGGCCAACAGGAATCTTCACTTTCAAATCATAAAACTGAATACCGATTACAGTCAAATCCAGGAATTTCACCAATCTATGACTGGTGACAACAAAACCTCAGCAAACCAGCGTGTTGATTTGCAAGCAAATTACAACAATACAGCAGAAGAGAACGAGCAAATGCTGCAAGTAATAACCAAACTGGAGACGAGAATAGAAGCAACACTTTTAAACTTATCTGAGATcaaaatggaaaaaaattgcTTGGAACGGCAATTCAAGTCCTTAAAA TATCAGATTTTTGTCTGTTAA
- the LOC129694498 gene encoding uncharacterized protein LOC129694498, which produces MADAKRWKKECHKLTTEHQEKERQTNIVIQMLKTEMEALKDASEKKEKEMKQNMQMLANVILDMKLVHSDLSVKWPSDKGDCANSTCVKKTSQILSKIDGILSSMEGIFVCRESNNCSSGWLPGGDTGSKGVRDTKEMVPATINGRKHSTHEESWPPVIWAVLQLVVGRRCLKFIPHEPQPARLQHNLIDSGLAHSTIQLEPCWLEMTPLIRQKLQVWNLHSYVEYMTQFPKLHERRKL; this is translated from the exons ATGGCAGACGCCAAGAGGTGGAAGAAAGAATGTCACAAACTCACAACGGAGCATCAGGAGAAA GAAAGACAAACTAATATTGTGATCCAAATGTTGAAAACAGAAATGGAGGCATTGAAAGACGCTtctgaaaagaaagaaaaagaaatgaAGCAGAACATGCAAATGCTGGCTAATGTTATCCTG GATATGAAACTGGTACACTCAGATTTGTCTGTCAAATGGCCGTCAGACAAAGGGGATTGTGCCAATTCCACATGCGTAAAGAAAACCAGCCAAATATTGTCCAAGATAGATGGCATTCTCTCGTCCATGGAAGGAATATTCGTTTGCCGG GAATCCAACAATTGTTCTAGTGGTTGGCTACCAGGTGGAGACACAGGCAGCAAAGGAGTTAGAGACACGAAGGAAATGGTTCCTGCAACGATCAATGGACGCAAACACTCAACACATGAG GAATCTTGGCCACCTGTCATCTGGGCAGTTCTGCAGTTGGTCGTTGGTAGAAGGTGTTTGAAGTTCATACCTCACGAGCCCCAGCCTGCAAGACTGCAGCACAACCTGATTGACAGCGGGCTGGCTCATTCCACGATCCAGCTAGAACCATGTTGGTTGGAGATGACTCCACTGATTCGTCAGAAGCTGCAAGTCTGGAATCTCCACTCCTATGTGGAGTATATGACCCAGTTCCCAAAGCTCCACGAAAGG AGAAAGCTGTGA